Below is a window of Halolamina sp. CBA1230 DNA.
CAGGTGAAGCCGACCTCGCGCTCGGCAGCGACACCGGCGGCTCGGTCCGCGCGCCGGCGGCGTTCTGTGGCGTCGTCGGGATCAAGCCCACTTACGGGCTCGTCTCCCGCTACGGCCTCGTGGCCTATGCGAACTCGCTGGAGCAGATCGGCCCCATCGCGCCGACCGTCGAGGAGGCTGCGGGCCTGCTGGACGTGATCGCGGGCTCGGACTCGCGGGACGCGACGACGGTCGAGGAGGGCGACGGCTCGAACTACGCGGCGGCGGCCGACGGCGACGTCGAGGGGATGACGATCGGTATTCCGAGCGAACTACTCGAGGGCGCCGACGAGGCCGTCGTCGAGGCGTTCCGGGACGCCGTGGAGGATCTGGAGGATCAGGGCGCCGAGACCGTCGAGGTGTCGATGCCCTCCGTCGAGAAAGCGGTCGCGGCGTACTACGTGATCGCGATGTCGGAGGCCTCCTCGAACCTCGCGCGCTTCGACGGCACGCGCTACGGGCTGAACGCCGTGGAGGCGGGCGAGTACGACGACCTCTCGGAGGCGGGCAACTGGAACGAGGCGTTCGCGACCGCCCGCGAGGAAGGGTTCGGCGAGGAGGTCAAGCGGCGGATCCTGCTCGGCACGTTCGCGCTCTCGGCGGGGTATCACGACAAGTACTACGCCAAGGCGCAGGACGCCCGCGAGTGGATCAAGCAGGACTTCGACGAGTCGCTGGAGCAGGCGGACGTGCTCGCGTCGCCGACGATGCCCGTCCCGCCGTTCGAACTCGGCGAGGGGCTCGAGGACCCGCGGACGATGTACCTCGCGGACGCGAACACGGTGCCGGTGAACCTCGCGGATCTGCCCGCGATCTCGGTGCCTGCGGGCAAGGCTGACGGCCTGCCGGTGGGCCTGCAGTTCGTCGGACCGAAGTACGGCGAGGAGACGATCGTTCGGGCGGCGAGCGCGTTGGAGTGAGTGGGTAGTTGGGTTTCGGTTTGTTGGGTTCTTTTCGAAGGGATTAGCGACATCTTGACGAGTCCTAACCGGAACAGCAACCGCGACAGCATCTCGGTCGTAGACCACTTGCGACCGCACCGCCCCGCACAGCCCTCACACCTCCCCAACCGACTCGCTCCCTGCGGTCGCTCGTCCCTCGCGCTGACGTGCGCCACGAGAGCGTCGTACGGGCGACCCACGCGTCGCCCGTACTGCCCGCGAGAGCTTCGCTCTCGCCCTGCACGCGATTCGCGCCGACAGCCACAGCGGTGCGGTCGCGGTGGACGCCTCGCGGCCGCCAATCTGGCGGCCGCGGGGGGAGGGGTGGGGACACTGGGCTGTGCCGGGCCTTGTGCCCGGCACTTCGCGGTTACAAGTGGTCAACGATCGAGGTGCTGTCGCGGTTGCTGTCTCGTAGTCTACCAACGAAACCCAGCGAAACACCGGGAAACACTTACCAACC
It encodes the following:
- the gatA gene encoding Asp-tRNA(Asn)/Glu-tRNA(Gln) amidotransferase subunit GatA, translating into MAELNAYITEERIEGADDGPLAGKTVAVKDNISTEGVETTCGSKMLEGYVPPYDATVVERLKDAGATINGKANMDEFGMGTTTETSHFGATLNPVDTDRVPGGSSGGSAAAVAAGEADLALGSDTGGSVRAPAAFCGVVGIKPTYGLVSRYGLVAYANSLEQIGPIAPTVEEAAGLLDVIAGSDSRDATTVEEGDGSNYAAAADGDVEGMTIGIPSELLEGADEAVVEAFRDAVEDLEDQGAETVEVSMPSVEKAVAAYYVIAMSEASSNLARFDGTRYGLNAVEAGEYDDLSEAGNWNEAFATAREEGFGEEVKRRILLGTFALSAGYHDKYYAKAQDAREWIKQDFDESLEQADVLASPTMPVPPFELGEGLEDPRTMYLADANTVPVNLADLPAISVPAGKADGLPVGLQFVGPKYGEETIVRAASALE